The Acinetobacter calcoaceticus sequence TTCACCTGATTCGACATAACTTGCCAAGTTAATTGACCTGAATACTCACGAAACGCAGCTCCACTTCTTGCCGTGTTTCGTAAGTCTGCCATTTTTAATTGATCAAAAGCATAAGTAACCCAATTCTCGTACCAGTTATGACTGTCAAATATTTGATTATCTACATCTGAAGTTACTGTAATGGAATCACCAAGAGTCGCCACTCTTCTATTATATGCACGTGATACTTGTGAAGATGAACCTGTACCACTCCCTTTTATCAACTCAATTCCATTAATAGATGACACACCAGCTTTATATGGCTCATATGCCGAAGCAGTAGGCCCTTTCTCAATTTGGGTACTGCTGGTATCTAATACAGTTGCACTCCTTTGTAGCAAACTGATTTGAATATATTTTGCATTAGATGGAATTGTTATGGTGTGAGTGGTATTAGGATTTGGAACCTGTCCACGACTTATGTAAACCTTATTTTCATCAAGGAAACGATAATAGCGAGGAATTTCTGGGTTCGGCTGTAGTCCACTAAGAGTAATATTTTGAACACCACCAACATTAATTAGATCTGTAGTGACACTTTGAGCTTGAGGCAATAAAGATCCATCATTATAAACTTCAATACCCATTAAAAGAGTACTGGAATTAAGCATGTTTTTAGCTAACGCATCATAACCTAGCTTTAATTCTGTCTGTTTAATGTGTGTGCCATGAATACCCAAAATATCGCCACGACTAAATGCAGAAAATGGAGTAATTACGCTTCCGTATTCAATTTGGGCAGTCGAAATGTTTAATGGATCTGGGTTCCGCTGTTTGATTGAAAGTTGAAACCATTCAGCATTAGCGGGAACTGTCAGAACTTTCTGGTTTACCGCCCCGATATTTGAAACCGCACCGACCACATTCTCATCTTTATCTAAAAATCGATACAAACGAGCAATTTGAGTGTTAGTTTGCAAACCTGAAATCGCAATTGAGGTTGCACCGCGAACATCAATATATTCAGTAGTAACACTGTTGGCTTCAGCAATGACACCATTCGTACTATGAATTTCAAACCCTACTAATAAATTGCTTGGATCAAGCACATTCTTAGATTTAGAACCATATATAGGACGAGTTAGGGTTTTAATAATTGACTTTATTGAAGCAGTAATTGAAGTGGTTAAAACACTATCATCAGAAAAATATTTCCAAGTGGTCCAAGTATTATCAGCTAAACATAGTGTCATAGCCATTGCGTTAGCATTTGGGCAAATTACTAGTTGAGCTACTACAACCGACGAAACAGGGAAAACAATTACATGGCCCCATTGGTTGGTAAAGTTCGGGCGATTAGCGCTGTTATTCCAAACAGTCCCATCTATAAATGTATAGATTCCTAAAGATTTAAATGTACGAAAATCGGTAGCTGTATTTACTACAGTAGGTTTAATAAATTTATTAGCATTAAATGCATCTAAACCAACCACATTATCTAAAAACTGTTTTAGTGCAGTTTTAAAACCTTCTTCAGTAACAGCGGATCCTGTCAACTGATCAATATTAGGTAAAGCCATCTTATAGCCCCATAAAAAAAGCCCCGCTAAATGCAGGGCTTTGGTTAAAGATAAATATGTTTAAACAGAAGTTTCAGGAACTGGTACAAATGGCGCACCACGAAAGCGAGCACGGTTATTAAATCGATTCGTACAAGTATCAAGGCGCTTATCACAACCAGGATAAACACGAATGGCTTCACCTATTTCAGGCATGTCTAATAGAGGTAAAGTAAGAAGCAATGCACCAGCCTCATGCAAACGTACGGTACGTTTAATACCGATATTTGCACCCTCTAAAAACTCTACAACCCCTTGCGTAAACCATCCTTGTGGCTGACTCAACTCACATATGATTCGGTTAGGTGTGCTATTTACGCCAATAGTGGTATTTATGGCGAAATCAGAATTGAGTAAGCCACATGCGCTATCAAACAATGTATTTAAGCAGCCGGGCGTATATAAGTTTCTCGGCATCTGAAGCTTTAAGTTATCAACGTCAGAAACTACACTTGCGTTAATTTCATAGCGATCGAGCTCAGGCTCAACAATACGACCTTCAAATAAAACTAACGTGCCGGCACTGGTGTCAGTTGGTGTGTACATATCCATAAATATACGTTCCAACTTAAACCGTGCGCCGTCTAATATACCGTTGTGAAAAGCCTGAGCTACAGGCACATCGCCGAATTTGGTACTTTCATTGGTTTCAATCGTGATAGATAAATTGTCCACCTCAATCCCCAAAGAAAGGCTAATTCCATCTCGGCTAATGACTGGACCATCAGCACGAAATTCCTTGCCCTGAACAATTAAATTAACGTCATAGCTTGTATAGCGATACTCAATACCTTGAATAGTCGTGATAGTGTACAGATCGGCCATAATGAACTGATCAGCATCTAACAAAGCTATAAGTTGTGGTGATGCTTGTCTCATATCTTTGTACCTAACGATCCAATTAACTCGACTTTTCCAGCCTTCCAGAGCTTATGCATAAAGTTGACGTATTGTTGCGTGTCATCTTTAAAACGGCATCGATAGTAATAGGTGCCGGTGATGTTCAATTCGATACCTGCTTCGACTGGCTGGGAAAGAATATATTTTCCATCAGCAGTAATTTGTGCAGTAGCTGTATTCCACATACGTTTAGATGTATTCGTATCCCACATCGATTTAACAGGTGTTTGGTTCCACATATTCGGATCTACAGCAACCACCGTCTGCTCTTCGGTGTTGCCTAGTGGCAAAGGTGTGTCGTACATCAATTTGTAGAGCTGGTAAATAGTTGTGGCACCATCCCCAACAAATGAACAATCAAACTGATTGTCGTCTGGTAACTTATAAAGAAATGAATCAAACGCCCCACGGCGTTCTAAATAAAAACCTTGTAGTTGCTGCAATTCTTTTCTCCCCTTATTTTCCCGCAAGAATGCGTAAGACAACGAGATTTCATATTTCGGTATGGCCTGAAAGCTTGCACGAAGCTCTCGGCCATTAATGGATGTCATGATCTTTGTATTGAACATGGGGGTAATTGATGTATCCCATTCAAGACCGGGTAACTCTGGAAATAAAACGTTAGACACTTATACCCCCTTATTTACCATTCTTACCGAATCCACGAGCGTAACTATTCAAACCATTAGCGACCGCACGACCATTTTTCTTTAATAAACGCTCAATACTTTTTGCATCAACTGCGCTGATATGAATACTCGGCCCACCTCCACCACCTTCAGCCGCTGCGGCTGCTCCAAAACTAGCACCACTACGCATAGCTTTACCCATTTCACGGATTGTATTTGCATGTTGTGAAGGTAAAACCATTTCGTCTTCATGAAGCTGTGTAACAGGGTTCACACCGGATGGAATGTCGTAACCGCCTCGAGCAGATTTGATCTTGCCGGCTAAGCCAGCAACTAAGCCGAACGCCGCAGCACCGGCACCCACGGCGAGAACTGGACCAATATAAGGAATAGAAACCATGGCTTTAAATGCGCCCGCCATCGCCTCCCAAGCTGACATCATGATGCCTTTGACAGCTTCAGCAGCTTTTAAACCTAAACGAGTTAAACCACCTGCAGCAGTAACACCAGTTCGTGTTGCTTCACCTGCGATCGTTGCCCCCGTTTGAGCCGCTTGACCAGTAGCTTCAGCCGCCGTTTCAGCACCAACGAAACCAAGCTTTCGAGCTAACTTAATCGCTTGGATTCTGAGCCAGCCTTGGAGCTCCTTAGTAGCCGATTGCAATGCAAATGCCCCCATGTCAGCAAGTACCGCTTTAGTTGCGTTACTCCATGTCAGTGTGCCATTCATTAAAGATTGAATGCCTTGATCCCAAAGATTAGAAAGTCGAGAAGTGAAGCCGCCAAACTTATCCTCAAAATCCTTCATTTCTGCGTCACTGATTAGGCCCATAGACTTAGTATCAGCAACACCTTGGTCAGTCTCTAAGTCCGAAATGTTGTTTGTGATTTGGTTTTGATTGCCCTGTTTTCCAGTGATTCCTGTTTGCTCGTTCTCAAGTGCTAGACGCTCTAAAAGACCTTGCCGCTTAATTTCACGTAATTGATCTTCGAGCTGCTTCTCTAATTGAACTTTGCGAACATTCGATATTTTCTTGGCATCATATTCAGCCTGAATTCGTGCCGCCTCAATTTCATATAGGCGCTGTGCTTGCTGTTGATAATTTTCTATCTGTTCTTCACGAGCTTTTTTGTATTCCTCAAACTCTTTTAAACGGATAGTAATGATCTTGTCTGAAGCATCCTTTTCAGCTTTAACCTTTGCAGCAGCTTTTTCATCGGCAGTCATCTTAGATTTTTCAATCTCATCTAATGCCTTTTGAAGATCTAAAGCGACTTTCTTTTCTTCAGATGCATATTTATACCGAATATCAGCAAGTGCTTTAGCTGCCTGTTCAGCTTGACGCACAGCATCGGATTTGCCCTGTTTTGACTTATCTGATTTACCACCATCAGGATTGAGTGCCTTATTTTGTCCGATACCAGAAGTAACCCCTTTACTGCCACCTCTGCTACCAAGTTGAGCATTTTGGATATCTATTTTTGCTTGAGATAAACGATCAAATGAGGGTGTACCACTAAAGATACTGGATGCTGAGTTAATTGCGGCTTTGGTGGTACCGGCAATATCAACAACGGTATCTTTGGTTTCAGTCCAGATTGCCTTAACTCCACCAGCCAGAGCCTTACCTTTAGCCAGAATCCCATCCGCATTTACAAAGTTTACAGCAGTACTTCCAATGGTCCTTAGGTTACTCATCACACCAGACATTAAACGCACAAGATTTTGCAACCCAGCTCCAAGCCCAACAATAACAACCGCTACGCCTTTGGCAACTGAGCCTAACGCCTGAATAACACCTGTAAAAGCTCCACCTTTTGTGGTGCCATTCATAAAATGGCTAATAACACCGCTTAAAGCGGGCATCACTGCTTGAGCCAATTGATTTTTTAAACCAGCGTACTGCATTTGAAGTACTTCGGTTTGTGCCTTCAATTCAATGGACTTTTGTATTGCCTCATCACCAGTAATAATCCCTGCTTCTTCCATCGCTGACTGGTATTCTTTCCAAAGCTTACCGCCATCCTGCAAAATAGGAATCATAGCTGTAAGATCAGATCCCATACTTTCTAAATAAAATGACATTTGCTGCTGGTTGACTCCAGCTTCTTCCAGCTTATCAACATACGTTTGTAATGCCTCCACGCCATCCATCTTGGACATTTCTTCTGCAAGCTTTTTCGCACCTGCCGCACCACCTTCTGTTTTAACGGCAATTTGCTCAAAAAAGTCCATTGCACCACCAGAACCTACAGATGCAAATTCTCCAAGTTTTTCATTGAAGTCTTTCATCATGTCTGAGACTTTTTCTTGGGAAAACCCTAAAGTTTGGGCTGCGCCAGATAATCCCTGAAATGTTTGTATCGAAGTATTCGCCAGAGCTGAAAATCTTGCGAGTTCAACATTATTATTTGCAACTTCAATCGCTAGCGTCGCCATACCTGCAGCAGCTACTGCTGCTCCTCCCACAGCTAAACCCGCAACTGCCCCAGCCGCAACCAGTGCACCGCCACGTAGAACTCCTAACTTGGAAGCAATACCATCAAATGCTGAACCTATTTTTGAACCGCCGAATGCTTCACTAATTTGGTTACTAAATCCTTCTGAGATAGACTTAGAAACATCATCGAACTGTTGCTTAACACTTGAAAGGTCAAATTTAAATTTAACCCCTTTGGTAGAATTTTCAATTTGTTTGGCAGAAGCAGAAACAATTTTTTCTGCATCATCCATGCCTTTTTTAAGCTCGGATGTTTTCGCACCCACATGTACTTCTACGCGATTGTTACTTGCCATACGAACCTCTTAGGCATTAAAAAACCACCCGAAGGTGGTCTAGTTGAATTAAAAAGCACTGGAAGATGCTATATATTTTATGAATCTGGAAATACTGCGTTCTTAAATAGATTTATGCTTTTCGCCTTTTTGTTTATTTCAATTTTTTCAAGGATCACACCCATCTTCTCGTCATGACTTCTTTTGTGAAAAATTTCAATCTTTTCTGCTTTCTTAAAATCTTCAAATGCAGGGTAAACAGTATTGTTAAAAAAATAAGGCTTTAATTGTTTATTATCGACTTTATAAGCCACAACGGCATTCTTTAATTCATTAACTCGGTAATCATCACCGTAACTCTTAGCTTCCTTAAGAGCAAAATTCCTCTCAACTAACCATAAATTTTCTAAATTGATTTGATAACCACTACTGACATAATCCACCCTAATATTTGGATATTTATAGTTCCCAGCTGTGAATAACGGAATAGCTCCTCTATTCTCATAAACTTCCTTGAATGGCCCACTGTCAAACTTTGCATAGGCTTCATCTTTAAATAATTTATATATTCTATTTAGATCATCTGCCTTAATAAATAATTCATTGCCGTTATATGCGACTTCATAATCTGGGCATTTAAATTTATATTTCTTTTGATTAGAGGTAATAAAATCACCCAAAACAACTTCACGTGAAGAATTTGGAAATTCTGCAATGGTTTTATATTTGGCAAAAATATAAACTTTGTCATTCACACCAGATATTTCAATTTTAACATTGTTGCAATTTACTCCCTCAATTATTGGTAAATCTTCCCCATAAACAAAACTGTTAAATAATCCCAATACACCTATTAATAACATCTTTTTCATGATTTCACCGATTGTTATAAAT is a genomic window containing:
- a CDS encoding GDSL-type esterase/lipase family protein, yielding MALPNIDQLTGSAVTEEGFKTALKQFLDNVVGLDAFNANKFIKPTVVNTATDFRTFKSLGIYTFIDGTVWNNSANRPNFTNQWGHVIVFPVSSVVVAQLVICPNANAMAMTLCLADNTWTTWKYFSDDSVLTTSITASIKSIIKTLTRPIYGSKSKNVLDPSNLLVGFEIHSTNGVIAEANSVTTEYIDVRGATSIAISGLQTNTQIARLYRFLDKDENVVGAVSNIGAVNQKVLTVPANAEWFQLSIKQRNPDPLNISTAQIEYGSVITPFSAFSRGDILGIHGTHIKQTELKLGYDALAKNMLNSSTLLMGIEVYNDGSLLPQAQSVTTDLINVGGVQNITLSGLQPNPEIPRYYRFLDENKVYISRGQVPNPNTTHTITIPSNAKYIQISLLQRSATVLDTSSTQIEKGPTASAYEPYKAGVSSINGIELIKGSGTGSSSQVSRAYNRRVATLGDSITVTSDVDNQIFDSHNWYENWVTYAFDQLKMADLRNTARSGAAFREYSGQLTWQVMSNQVNWLINSGYVPEIIVMACGTNDAGVNTGDFDTAMSKTSLTDLNRALTLEAMRWALWSLKLAFPNAVCFYCNPLQRADEETVARKNMNENLVKMAKRYCFNVIDQYSNSGIIKELEIWKQNPSDPDAGTFLRDGLHPNSAGKQLQSNYICSQIIQRMMY
- a CDS encoding DUF2163 domain-containing protein, yielding MRQASPQLIALLDADQFIMADLYTITTIQGIEYRYTSYDVNLIVQGKEFRADGPVISRDGISLSLGIEVDNLSITIETNESTKFGDVPVAQAFHNGILDGARFKLERIFMDMYTPTDTSAGTLVLFEGRIVEPELDRYEINASVVSDVDNLKLQMPRNLYTPGCLNTLFDSACGLLNSDFAINTTIGVNSTPNRIICELSQPQGWFTQGVVEFLEGANIGIKRTVRLHEAGALLLTLPLLDMPEIGEAIRVYPGCDKRLDTCTNRFNNRARFRGAPFVPVPETSV
- a CDS encoding DUF2460 domain-containing protein, translating into MSNVLFPELPGLEWDTSITPMFNTKIMTSINGRELRASFQAIPKYEISLSYAFLRENKGRKELQQLQGFYLERRGAFDSFLYKLPDDNQFDCSFVGDGATTIYQLYKLMYDTPLPLGNTEEQTVVAVDPNMWNQTPVKSMWDTNTSKRMWNTATAQITADGKYILSQPVEAGIELNITGTYYYRCRFKDDTQQYVNFMHKLWKAGKVELIGSLGTKI
- a CDS encoding phage tail protein, which produces MASNNRVEVHVGAKTSELKKGMDDAEKIVSASAKQIENSTKGVKFKFDLSSVKQQFDDVSKSISEGFSNQISEAFGGSKIGSAFDGIASKLGVLRGGALVAAGAVAGLAVGGAAVAAAGMATLAIEVANNNVELARFSALANTSIQTFQGLSGAAQTLGFSQEKVSDMMKDFNEKLGEFASVGSGGAMDFFEQIAVKTEGGAAGAKKLAEEMSKMDGVEALQTYVDKLEEAGVNQQQMSFYLESMGSDLTAMIPILQDGGKLWKEYQSAMEEAGIITGDEAIQKSIELKAQTEVLQMQYAGLKNQLAQAVMPALSGVISHFMNGTTKGGAFTGVIQALGSVAKGVAVVIVGLGAGLQNLVRLMSGVMSNLRTIGSTAVNFVNADGILAKGKALAGGVKAIWTETKDTVVDIAGTTKAAINSASSIFSGTPSFDRLSQAKIDIQNAQLGSRGGSKGVTSGIGQNKALNPDGGKSDKSKQGKSDAVRQAEQAAKALADIRYKYASEEKKVALDLQKALDEIEKSKMTADEKAAAKVKAEKDASDKIITIRLKEFEEYKKAREEQIENYQQQAQRLYEIEAARIQAEYDAKKISNVRKVQLEKQLEDQLREIKRQGLLERLALENEQTGITGKQGNQNQITNNISDLETDQGVADTKSMGLISDAEMKDFEDKFGGFTSRLSNLWDQGIQSLMNGTLTWSNATKAVLADMGAFALQSATKELQGWLRIQAIKLARKLGFVGAETAAEATGQAAQTGATIAGEATRTGVTAAGGLTRLGLKAAEAVKGIMMSAWEAMAGAFKAMVSIPYIGPVLAVGAGAAAFGLVAGLAGKIKSARGGYDIPSGVNPVTQLHEDEMVLPSQHANTIREMGKAMRSGASFGAAAAAEGGGGGPSIHISAVDAKSIERLLKKNGRAVANGLNSYARGFGKNGK